A genomic region of Deltaproteobacteria bacterium contains the following coding sequences:
- the asnB gene encoding asparagine synthase (glutamine-hydrolyzing): MCGICGVLNLGRGESPDEGLVRRMVGSLHHRGPDENGAYLDPQVALGHTRLSIIDLAGGAQPMTNETGALWIVFNGEIFNYVELADELRARGHRFATRSDTEVILHGYEEWGDACVERFNGQWAFALWDRPRRRLLLSRDRVGVRPLYYAEHDGQLLFASEAKALFQEPALSRAFDPAGLAQVFTFWAPVAPRTPFRAVRQVRPGCNLVVEDGRLDERVYWQPRMRGPTPPADYADERRLNTLAEELRAHLETATRLRMTRSDVPVGVYLSGGIDSSVIGALVRRFHGGPLRTFSLRFANREFDEGAYQEAMVRHLATDHAVVEVDYQTIAGAFPEVIWHTETPLLRAAPAPLFSLSALVRSSGYKVVLTGEGSDELLGGYDLFREAKVRQFWARRPTSQLRPRLLERLYPWLARSPSQSQNLQMVFFGRNLDRCREPHFSHLPRWESAAALRRIFSAELQAELARFDPVEDLVASLPPEIHGWDPLGKAQYVEIVTLLSGYLLSSQGDRMLMGNSVEGRFPFLDQHVMEFANGLPPEAKLRVLDEKHLLKRAARDLVPPEILQRPKQPYRAPDAQSFVQDRPLPYLTELLSAEGLARAGLFEPVAVQRLLDKCRKSRERTPSNTDNMAVVGVLSTQLVHHQLVEGAGLASVADRDLTHLHDHRRAP; encoded by the coding sequence ATGTGCGGGATCTGCGGCGTGCTGAATCTGGGACGCGGCGAGAGCCCCGACGAGGGGCTCGTGCGCCGCATGGTGGGTTCGCTCCATCACCGCGGCCCCGACGAGAACGGCGCCTATCTGGACCCGCAGGTCGCCCTCGGCCACACGCGCCTCTCCATCATCGACCTTGCGGGGGGCGCCCAGCCGATGACCAACGAAACGGGCGCGCTCTGGATCGTCTTCAACGGCGAGATCTTCAACTACGTCGAGCTGGCCGACGAGCTGCGCGCGCGCGGTCACCGGTTCGCCACGCGTAGCGACACCGAGGTGATCCTCCACGGCTACGAGGAGTGGGGAGACGCCTGCGTGGAGCGCTTCAACGGGCAGTGGGCCTTCGCCCTCTGGGACCGTCCGCGGCGTCGCCTCCTCTTGAGCCGCGACCGCGTCGGCGTGCGGCCGCTCTACTACGCCGAACACGACGGCCAGCTCCTCTTCGCCTCGGAGGCCAAGGCCCTCTTCCAGGAGCCCGCCCTCTCGCGCGCCTTCGACCCGGCGGGGCTGGCCCAGGTCTTCACCTTCTGGGCCCCGGTCGCGCCGCGCACACCGTTTCGTGCGGTGCGGCAGGTGCGTCCCGGGTGCAACCTGGTGGTCGAGGACGGTCGCCTCGACGAACGCGTCTACTGGCAGCCGCGCATGCGGGGACCGACGCCGCCGGCCGACTACGCCGACGAGCGCCGCCTGAACACGCTCGCCGAGGAGCTCCGCGCGCACCTCGAGACGGCCACGCGCCTGCGCATGACCCGCTCCGACGTGCCGGTGGGGGTCTACCTGAGCGGAGGCATCGACTCCTCGGTGATCGGCGCGCTGGTGCGGCGCTTCCACGGCGGGCCCTTGCGCACCTTCTCGCTCCGCTTCGCGAACCGCGAGTTCGACGAGGGCGCGTATCAGGAGGCGATGGTGCGCCACCTCGCCACCGACCACGCCGTCGTGGAGGTGGACTACCAGACCATCGCGGGGGCGTTCCCCGAGGTCATCTGGCACACCGAGACGCCGCTCCTCCGCGCCGCCCCCGCGCCGCTCTTCTCGCTCTCGGCCCTGGTGCGGAGCAGCGGCTACAAGGTGGTCCTGACCGGCGAGGGCTCGGACGAGCTCCTCGGCGGCTACGATCTCTTCCGCGAGGCCAAGGTGCGCCAGTTCTGGGCCCGCCGCCCCACCTCGCAGCTCCGGCCGCGCCTCCTCGAACGCCTGTACCCCTGGCTCGCCCGCTCTCCGAGCCAGTCGCAGAACCTGCAGATGGTCTTCTTCGGCCGCAACCTGGACCGCTGCCGCGAGCCGCACTTCTCCCACCTGCCGCGCTGGGAGAGCGCCGCGGCGCTCAGGCGCATCTTCTCGGCGGAGCTGCAGGCCGAGCTGGCGCGCTTCGATCCCGTCGAGGATCTGGTGGCCAGCCTCCCGCCGGAGATCCACGGCTGGGATCCCCTCGGCAAGGCGCAGTACGTCGAGATCGTCACCCTCCTCTCCGGCTACCTGCTGTCGTCGCAGGGGGACCGGATGCTGATGGGCAACTCCGTGGAGGGCCGCTTCCCCTTCCTCGATCAGCACGTGATGGAGTTCGCCAACGGCCTGCCCCCCGAGGCCAAGCTGCGCGTGCTCGACGAGAAACACCTGCTCAAGCGCGCCGCGCGCGACCTCGTGCCTCCCGAGATCCTGCAGCGTCCCAAGCAACCCTACCGCGCCCCCGACGCGCAGAGCTTCGTTCAGGACCGGCCCCTGCCGTACCTGACCGAGCTCCTCTCCGCGGAGGGGCTCGCGCGGGCGGGCCTCTTCGAGCCGGTCGCCGTGCAGCGCCTGCTCGACAAGTGCCGGAAGTCGCGAGAACGAACGCCGTCGAACACGGACAATATGGCCGTGGTGGGCGTGCTCTCCACCCAGCTCGTGCACCACCAGCTGGTCGAAGGGGCCGGCCTCGCCTCCGTGGCCGATCGAGACCTTACCCACCTCCACGACCACCGCCGGGCGCCCTGA
- the miaB gene encoding tRNA (N6-isopentenyl adenosine(37)-C2)-methylthiotransferase MiaB: protein MNVADSELMAGVFAGEGFVAAASAEEADVVLLNTCAVRDKAEDRIFGRLGWLKPLKDRRPELVLGVAGCMAEHLRETIVKRAPWVDLVVGPDAYRRLPALVDQTLAEERDPTIDVRLDRRELYAGVDPVRAPGVSGWVTILRGCDKFCTFCIVPFTRGRERSVPPDEVVRQAEQMAAGGFREVTLLGQTVTSYDADGCDFAELLARVHAVPGLARIRYTSPWPKDFSPRLLDALAELPRVARHIHLPVQSGSSRVLADMRRGYTADEFLALVERIRERLPGHALTTDLIVGYPGETDADFEETLELVRRVGFDSAFTFKYSQRDGTLAARERPDDVPEEVKGERLTRLIKLQEQSCRARNEAMVGQAVEVLVDGPNPRDAAQMVGRTSCFKTAVLPGGPARGELVTARVVAATTHTLFAQPV, encoded by the coding sequence ATGAACGTGGCGGACTCCGAGCTGATGGCCGGAGTCTTCGCGGGGGAGGGCTTCGTCGCCGCCGCGTCAGCCGAGGAGGCGGACGTGGTGCTCCTCAACACCTGCGCCGTGCGCGACAAGGCCGAGGACCGCATCTTCGGCCGGCTCGGCTGGCTGAAGCCGCTGAAGGACCGGCGGCCGGAGCTCGTGCTCGGCGTGGCGGGGTGCATGGCCGAGCACCTGCGCGAGACGATCGTGAAGCGCGCCCCGTGGGTGGACCTCGTGGTGGGTCCGGACGCGTACCGGCGCCTCCCCGCGCTCGTGGACCAGACGCTCGCCGAGGAGCGGGACCCGACCATCGACGTGCGCCTGGATCGCCGCGAGCTCTACGCGGGAGTGGATCCCGTGCGCGCGCCCGGCGTCTCGGGGTGGGTCACCATCCTGCGCGGCTGCGACAAGTTCTGCACCTTCTGCATCGTCCCCTTCACGCGCGGGCGCGAGCGAAGCGTCCCCCCCGACGAGGTCGTGCGGCAGGCGGAGCAGATGGCCGCGGGCGGGTTCAGGGAGGTCACGCTCCTCGGTCAGACGGTCACGAGCTACGACGCCGACGGGTGCGACTTCGCCGAGCTCCTCGCGCGCGTGCACGCCGTGCCGGGCCTCGCGCGCATCCGCTACACCTCGCCCTGGCCCAAGGACTTCTCGCCGAGGCTGCTGGACGCGCTCGCCGAGCTGCCGCGCGTGGCGCGTCACATCCATCTGCCCGTGCAGAGCGGGAGCAGCCGCGTGCTCGCCGACATGCGGCGCGGGTACACGGCCGACGAGTTCCTCGCGCTCGTGGAGCGGATCCGGGAGCGCCTGCCGGGGCACGCGCTCACCACGGACCTCATCGTGGGCTACCCCGGTGAGACCGACGCGGACTTCGAGGAGACGCTCGAGCTCGTGCGCCGCGTGGGCTTCGACAGCGCCTTCACCTTCAAGTACAGCCAGCGGGACGGGACCCTCGCCGCGCGGGAACGCCCCGACGACGTCCCCGAGGAGGTGAAGGGGGAGCGCCTCACGCGGCTCATCAAGCTGCAGGAGCAGAGCTGCCGCGCGCGCAACGAGGCGATGGTGGGCCAGGCGGTCGAGGTGCTCGTGGACGGGCCGAACCCGCGCGACGCCGCGCAGATGGTGGGTCGCACGAGCTGCTTCAAGACGGCGGTCCTGCCCGGCGGCCCCGCGCGAGGGGAGCTCGTCACCGCGCGCGTGGTCGCGGCCACCACGCACACGCTCTTCGCCCAGCCGGTCTGA
- a CDS encoding HD domain-containing protein translates to MHIRDPIHGAIRLTPRELEVVESPVFQRLRGIRQLGFTEHAFPGATHSRFAHGLGAMEMATRMFEAIFPPGGSPLPAEERERLRQLVRLTVLLHDVGHAPLSHATEVCMPRRAALALPGDLESARDEQATHEDYTLKLLLESELTDRLRRVFGPQGIDPLDICYLLSHRYPERAATLAVEGLDYGPLLSQLVSGELDADRLDYLQRDSYYTGVSYGKVDEQWLLSNLGYQVVEGQVFLAMSHRGIFAFEDFLLSRYHMFVSVYYHHSSVGFDNMLMRYLEDAEGELAIPTDVEAYLAFDDVAFWSVLRRSKNVWAERMVRRQLYRRILELNAETGYDLTALLDALTAAGVDHFVARDEGVLSRYYGNGRAALPIFVINRPLGWATPVEAYSKLYERYAQPARLTRVYSRPDQVPQAQECLRRVVAG, encoded by the coding sequence ATCCACATCCGCGACCCGATCCACGGGGCGATCCGGCTCACCCCGCGCGAGCTCGAGGTCGTCGAGTCGCCGGTCTTTCAGCGCCTGCGCGGGATCCGCCAGCTCGGCTTCACCGAGCACGCCTTCCCCGGGGCGACGCACTCGCGCTTCGCGCACGGTCTCGGCGCCATGGAGATGGCCACGCGCATGTTCGAGGCGATCTTCCCGCCCGGCGGCTCGCCGCTTCCGGCCGAGGAGCGGGAGCGGCTCCGGCAGCTGGTGCGCCTGACGGTGCTCTTGCACGACGTGGGGCACGCGCCGCTCTCGCACGCCACGGAGGTGTGCATGCCCCGGCGCGCCGCGCTGGCGCTCCCCGGCGACCTGGAGAGCGCGCGGGACGAGCAGGCCACGCACGAGGACTACACGCTGAAGCTGCTCCTCGAGTCGGAGCTGACCGACCGGCTGCGCCGCGTCTTCGGGCCGCAGGGGATCGACCCGCTCGACATCTGCTACCTGCTCTCGCACCGCTACCCCGAGCGGGCGGCGACGCTCGCGGTCGAGGGGCTCGATTACGGGCCGCTCCTCTCGCAGCTCGTGAGCGGCGAGCTCGACGCGGACCGCCTGGACTACCTGCAGCGCGACTCGTACTACACCGGGGTCAGCTACGGAAAGGTGGACGAGCAGTGGCTGCTCTCGAACCTCGGCTACCAGGTGGTGGAGGGCCAGGTCTTCCTGGCCATGTCGCACCGCGGGATCTTCGCCTTCGAGGACTTCCTGCTCAGCCGCTACCACATGTTCGTCAGCGTCTACTACCACCATAGCTCGGTGGGCTTCGACAACATGCTGATGCGCTACCTCGAGGACGCCGAGGGCGAGCTCGCGATTCCGACCGACGTGGAGGCGTACCTGGCCTTCGACGACGTGGCGTTCTGGTCGGTGCTCCGCCGGTCGAAGAACGTGTGGGCCGAGCGCATGGTGCGGCGCCAGCTCTACCGTCGGATCCTCGAGCTGAACGCGGAGACGGGCTACGACCTCACCGCGCTCCTCGACGCGCTCACGGCGGCCGGTGTGGACCACTTCGTGGCGCGCGACGAGGGGGTGCTCAGCCGCTACTACGGCAACGGCCGGGCCGCGCTGCCGATCTTCGTCATCAACCGGCCGCTCGGCTGGGCCACGCCCGTCGAGGCGTACTCCAAGCTCTACGAACGCTACGCGCAGCCCGCGCGCCTGACGCGGGTCTACTCGCGCCCGGACCAGGTCCCGCAGGCGCAGGAGTGCCTGCGCCGGGTGGTGGCGGGGTAG
- a CDS encoding FAD-dependent monooxygenase: MHDVVIVGAGVAGAALGAALGGAGRRVLLVERDLRDPKLFVGELLQPGGVGSLERLGLAGCLEGIDAQQVRGFAVVQGESGQALPYPRLRGQGSTRPAARGFAFHHGRFVGRLRRAARETPGVELCEGTVTGLLEEAGRVVGVRYRDRAGAEHAARANLVCAVDGRHSRLRQELTGAEPVRASHAVGLLLQGVELPYPGHGTVFLTEPSPMLSYQIGPTDVRVLADVPGELPAVRTGALAEWLRSRIAPQLPRSLRPAFLEAVAGSTLKVMPNYFLAPKAPPRPGVVLLADALNLRHPLTGSGMTVALNDVRLLVEALEGVELTDRSALAARLKRFYRARRALSTTVDILSGALYQIFCGGEPGLDGMREAVLRYFRLGGPAVRGPMSLLSGLSPHPSRLLAHYGAVAMVGMGQSLRPEAGRGWPGAPELRDASALALAALRTIRPQLERALGA; this comes from the coding sequence ATGCACGACGTGGTGATAGTGGGCGCGGGAGTCGCGGGGGCGGCGCTCGGGGCGGCGCTCGGAGGCGCGGGCCGGCGCGTGCTCCTCGTCGAGCGCGACCTGAGGGACCCGAAGCTCTTCGTCGGAGAGCTCCTGCAACCGGGAGGCGTCGGCTCGCTCGAGCGGCTCGGACTGGCCGGGTGCCTCGAGGGGATCGACGCCCAGCAGGTGCGAGGCTTCGCCGTCGTGCAGGGGGAGTCGGGGCAGGCGCTCCCCTATCCGCGGCTTCGGGGGCAGGGGAGCACGCGACCCGCGGCGCGCGGCTTCGCGTTTCACCACGGCCGCTTCGTGGGGCGACTGCGACGGGCGGCGCGCGAGACGCCGGGGGTGGAGCTCTGCGAGGGGACCGTGACCGGACTTCTCGAGGAGGCGGGCCGCGTGGTCGGGGTGCGCTACCGCGACCGCGCGGGGGCCGAGCACGCCGCGCGTGCGAACCTCGTCTGCGCGGTGGACGGGCGCCACTCGCGACTTCGGCAGGAGCTCACGGGGGCCGAGCCGGTGCGGGCCTCGCACGCGGTGGGGCTGCTCCTGCAGGGCGTGGAGCTCCCGTACCCGGGGCACGGGACGGTCTTTCTCACCGAGCCGTCGCCGATGCTCTCGTACCAGATCGGCCCGACGGACGTGCGGGTCCTGGCGGACGTGCCCGGGGAGCTCCCCGCGGTGCGGACAGGGGCTCTCGCCGAGTGGCTCCGCTCGCGGATCGCGCCGCAGCTGCCGCGCAGCCTGCGCCCCGCCTTTCTCGAGGCCGTCGCGGGCTCGACGCTGAAGGTCATGCCGAACTACTTCCTGGCACCGAAGGCCCCGCCGCGGCCGGGAGTGGTGCTGCTGGCCGACGCGCTGAATCTGCGTCACCCGCTGACCGGCTCGGGGATGACCGTGGCGCTGAACGACGTGCGGTTGCTCGTCGAGGCGCTCGAGGGGGTCGAGCTCACCGATCGGTCGGCGCTGGCGGCGCGGCTCAAGCGCTTCTACCGGGCGCGGCGAGCCCTCTCCACGACGGTGGACATCCTCTCGGGGGCGCTCTATCAGATCTTCTGCGGCGGCGAGCCGGGGCTCGATGGGATGCGCGAGGCCGTGCTCCGCTACTTCCGCCTCGGCGGGCCGGCGGTGCGCGGTCCGATGTCGCTCCTTTCGGGGCTCAGCCCTCATCCTTCGCGGCTTCTGGCCCACTACGGGGCCGTGGCGATGGTGGGGATGGGGCAGAGCCTGCGCCCCGAGGCGGGCAGGGGCTGGCCGGGGGCGCCGGAGCTCCGGGATGCCTCCGCGCTGGCGCTGGCGGCCTTGCGAACGATCCGCCCGCAGCTTGAGCGGGCCCTGGGAGCGTAA
- a CDS encoding ABC transporter substrate-binding protein, whose amino-acid sequence MLRRWRALALLLWAGCASPSPGSTVPAPVAVLDDHGLRVELAAPAQRIASLSPSNTEILHALGCGGRIVLRDRLSDYPPEVRARPATDPFQLSPEHVAGYRPDLVLVSHGDPGRLAALRRTGLVAASFDPRSFAQLAANVRAIGSLCGARGRAEAMVRTLEARLSRVDERVRGLSRIRVFVELDGSDRTRPWTAGPGSFVDELLRRAGAENVAAGLGKPYGTMSAEAVFAARPEVILVASTAALQSRALAALRAAPGWRALDAVRTGRVVTAISPDLLTRPGPRLLEGLEALLTALHPGAGRRAERSPR is encoded by the coding sequence GTGCTCCGTCGCTGGCGAGCTCTGGCGCTGCTCCTCTGGGCCGGGTGCGCGAGCCCCTCCCCGGGCTCGACGGTGCCCGCGCCCGTGGCGGTGCTCGACGACCACGGCCTGCGCGTGGAACTCGCCGCCCCGGCGCAGCGCATCGCCTCGCTCTCGCCCTCGAACACCGAGATCCTGCACGCCCTCGGCTGCGGCGGACGCATCGTGCTTCGCGACCGCCTCTCGGACTACCCGCCCGAGGTGCGTGCGCGCCCCGCGACGGATCCGTTCCAGCTCTCGCCGGAGCACGTGGCGGGCTATCGTCCGGACCTCGTGCTGGTGAGTCACGGCGATCCGGGGCGTCTGGCGGCGCTGCGTCGGACGGGACTCGTCGCGGCCAGCTTCGACCCGCGGAGCTTCGCGCAGCTCGCCGCGAACGTGCGGGCCATCGGCAGCCTCTGCGGCGCGCGCGGGAGAGCGGAGGCGATGGTGCGCACGCTCGAGGCGCGGCTCTCGCGCGTCGACGAGCGGGTGCGGGGGCTCTCCCGCATACGGGTGTTCGTGGAGCTGGACGGTTCCGACCGGACGCGCCCCTGGACCGCGGGCCCGGGCTCGTTCGTGGACGAGCTGCTGCGTCGCGCCGGCGCGGAGAACGTGGCCGCGGGCCTTGGAAAACCGTACGGCACGATGAGCGCCGAGGCGGTCTTTGCCGCGCGCCCCGAGGTGATCCTCGTGGCCAGCACGGCGGCGCTGCAGAGTCGGGCCCTCGCGGCGTTGCGTGCGGCGCCGGGGTGGCGCGCGCTCGACGCGGTGCGCACGGGACGCGTCGTGACGGCGATCAGCCCCGACCTGCTGACCCGCCCCGGGCCGCGCCTCCTCGAGGGACTCGAGGCGCTCCTCACCGCCCTGCACCCGGGCGCGGGCCGCCGCGCGGAGCGGAGCCCTAGATGA
- a CDS encoding iron ABC transporter permease — MRPRLLGYALLGLGVLAALFYVAVGFGSRAGALELAARWPAELLGGTAGLDRDVLLYLRLPRAVSALIVGAALALSGMLLQGVTRNPLADPYLLGISGGAGLFVVVLKAFSSGAEPWWLVPVVAFAGASCAAFVVVLLGRGGAGRLTAVGLILAGVVVNALCAALMTFLLARADPFRLRITTLWLAGGLGVATWPQLALSGVLVAALYVTSRAEAHRLNALALGSDGASYVGVEGSRLLLRAALSASLLAAIAVSVAGLLGYVGLLVPHLVRRLVGGDLRRSLFVGALGGALLLLGADTLARLVFAPEELPTGVLTAILGCPVLLVLVRRELRGAGA, encoded by the coding sequence ATGAGGCCGCGGCTCCTCGGCTACGCGCTCCTCGGGCTCGGCGTGCTCGCCGCGCTCTTCTACGTCGCGGTCGGCTTCGGGAGTCGCGCCGGAGCGCTCGAGCTCGCGGCGCGATGGCCCGCCGAGCTCCTCGGCGGCACGGCGGGCCTCGACCGGGACGTGCTCCTCTACCTCCGCCTCCCGCGCGCCGTCAGCGCCCTGATCGTGGGTGCGGCGCTCGCCCTCTCCGGGATGCTGCTCCAGGGCGTGACGCGCAACCCGCTCGCGGACCCCTACCTCCTCGGGATCTCGGGGGGGGCGGGGCTCTTCGTGGTCGTGCTGAAGGCCTTCTCCTCGGGGGCCGAGCCGTGGTGGCTCGTGCCGGTGGTGGCCTTCGCGGGGGCCTCGTGCGCGGCGTTCGTCGTGGTGCTCCTCGGGCGTGGTGGCGCCGGACGCCTCACGGCGGTGGGGCTGATTCTCGCCGGCGTGGTGGTCAACGCCCTCTGCGCGGCGCTCATGACCTTTCTGCTGGCTCGCGCGGATCCGTTTCGTCTGCGCATCACCACGCTCTGGCTGGCCGGCGGCCTCGGGGTCGCGACCTGGCCGCAGCTCGCGCTCTCGGGGGTGCTCGTCGCGGCGCTCTACGTGACGAGCCGCGCGGAGGCCCATCGCCTGAATGCGCTGGCTCTCGGGAGCGACGGCGCCTCGTACGTCGGCGTCGAGGGCTCGCGCCTCCTGCTGCGCGCCGCGCTCTCGGCCAGTCTGCTCGCCGCGATCGCCGTGTCCGTCGCGGGCCTTCTCGGGTACGTGGGGCTTCTCGTCCCGCACCTGGTGCGGCGCCTCGTGGGCGGCGACCTGCGCCGGAGCCTCTTCGTCGGCGCGCTCGGCGGGGCGCTGCTGCTCCTCGGAGCGGACACCCTGGCGCGGCTGGTCTTCGCGCCGGAGGAGCTGCCGACGGGGGTCCTGACCGCGATCCTCGGCTGTCCGGTGCTCCTCGTGCTGGTGCGGCGCGAGCTCCGGGGAGCGGGCGCGTGA
- a CDS encoding ABC transporter ATP-binding protein: MMVGKRAAVLTVEGLAFGYPGRELGAGLGLELFAGEAVALLGPNGAGKTTLVRTLAGALPPLAGSVRLSGGDASALRADERARRVAVLPQGSAIDPGLTVEELVELGRVPHLGLFGRPGPEDRKAVAEALAACALEGLSGRPLGALSGGERQRAQIAMALAQRAPLLLLDEPLTHLDLRREHEFFELVGRLRRERGLALVLVLHDLRAAFREAGRVLLLDHGRGTWVPDEPGARRELLARAFEVPEERLPL, from the coding sequence GTGATGGTCGGCAAGCGCGCGGCGGTGCTGACCGTGGAGGGGCTCGCCTTCGGCTACCCCGGTCGCGAGCTCGGGGCCGGACTGGGTCTGGAGCTTTTCGCCGGCGAGGCGGTGGCGCTGCTCGGGCCGAACGGAGCCGGCAAGACGACCCTCGTGCGCACGCTGGCCGGAGCGCTGCCTCCGCTCGCTGGGTCGGTGCGTCTCAGCGGCGGCGATGCGTCGGCCTTGCGCGCCGACGAGCGGGCGCGTCGCGTGGCGGTGCTCCCGCAGGGGAGCGCCATCGACCCGGGCCTCACGGTGGAGGAGCTCGTCGAGCTCGGGCGGGTGCCGCACCTCGGGCTTTTCGGGCGCCCCGGTCCGGAAGACCGGAAGGCCGTGGCCGAGGCGCTCGCGGCGTGCGCGCTCGAAGGGCTCTCCGGGCGGCCGCTCGGCGCCCTGAGCGGGGGCGAGAGGCAGCGGGCCCAGATCGCGATGGCCCTGGCGCAGCGCGCGCCGCTCCTGCTCCTCGACGAACCCCTCACGCATCTGGACCTCCGCCGCGAGCACGAGTTCTTCGAGCTCGTGGGGCGTCTGCGCCGGGAGCGCGGGCTCGCGCTCGTGCTGGTGCTGCACGACCTGCGGGCGGCGTTCCGCGAGGCCGGGCGGGTCCTGCTCCTCGACCACGGGCGGGGGACCTGGGTCCCCGACGAGCCGGGTGCGCGACGGGAGCTCCTCGCGCGCGCCTTCGAGGTCCCCGAGGAGCGCCTCCCTCTGTGA
- a CDS encoding HAD family hydrolase, which produces MFDLDGTLIDTMQGFGELASELIARDYGLPRDEGRARYRETSGLPFREQLEAIFPLDPRNDATATEYERRKRVHCDGVGMDDQTVRALEALRRAGCRLVVSSNAAQRFVDDFARSAAVPFDAALGHSPELAKGPLHVQEACRRFGVTPREILFVGDSLHDARLAAESGVRFVGRLGTFSAEDFAAAFPRVPLVRSLDELVEVISSCT; this is translated from the coding sequence ATGTTCGACTTGGACGGAACCCTCATCGACACGATGCAGGGCTTCGGCGAGCTGGCCTCCGAGCTCATCGCCCGGGACTACGGGCTGCCCCGCGACGAGGGGCGCGCGCGCTATAGGGAGACCTCGGGGCTCCCCTTCCGCGAGCAGCTCGAGGCGATCTTCCCTCTGGACCCGCGAAACGACGCCACGGCCACCGAGTACGAGCGGCGCAAGCGCGTCCACTGCGATGGCGTAGGGATGGACGACCAGACCGTGCGTGCGCTCGAGGCCCTGCGACGGGCCGGCTGCCGGCTCGTGGTGTCCTCGAACGCGGCCCAGCGCTTCGTGGACGACTTCGCGCGCTCGGCCGCGGTGCCCTTCGACGCGGCGCTCGGTCACTCGCCGGAGCTCGCCAAGGGGCCCCTCCACGTCCAGGAGGCGTGCCGACGCTTCGGCGTCACGCCGCGAGAGATCCTCTTCGTGGGCGACTCCCTGCACGACGCGCGCCTCGCGGCGGAGAGTGGGGTGCGCTTCGTGGGCCGCCTCGGCACCTTCTCCGCGGAGGACTTCGCCGCCGCGTTTCCCCGCGTACCCCTCGTGCGCTCGCTCGACGAGCTTGTGGAGGTCATCTCGTCATGCACCTGA
- a CDS encoding NTP transferase domain-containing protein has protein sequence MHLIVLAAGLGQRLGELTRATPKALISVAGRTLIDYALAFARQAGGAPRIVVGGFGYEELARHVAEVDPGATLVENRDFRQGNLLSLVTGRGALPVDAGFHLMNTDHIYPPGVARIVAETAATASEVTAFCDFDRSLGADDMKVELDAQRRVRRMSKQLAGWQAGYVGMTFVPAARRAAYDAAVERVRQGVGPAAHVEQVLVALAELGAPPVIADISGHGWHEVDEPHERDRAEAALRARPLQ, from the coding sequence ATGCACCTGATCGTTCTCGCCGCAGGCCTCGGACAGCGGCTCGGAGAGCTCACCCGGGCCACCCCCAAGGCGCTCATCTCTGTGGCCGGACGCACGCTCATCGACTACGCGCTCGCCTTCGCGCGCCAGGCGGGGGGGGCGCCGCGGATCGTGGTGGGGGGTTTTGGCTACGAGGAGCTCGCGCGGCACGTGGCCGAGGTGGACCCGGGCGCCACGCTCGTCGAGAACCGGGACTTCCGGCAGGGGAACCTGCTCTCCCTTGTGACGGGCCGAGGTGCCCTTCCCGTGGACGCCGGGTTTCACCTGATGAACACCGACCACATCTATCCCCCGGGAGTGGCGCGCATCGTGGCCGAGACGGCGGCGACTGCGTCCGAGGTCACGGCCTTCTGCGACTTCGACCGGTCTCTCGGCGCCGACGACATGAAGGTGGAGCTGGACGCCCAGCGTCGGGTGCGGCGCATGTCCAAGCAGCTCGCGGGCTGGCAGGCGGGGTACGTGGGGATGACCTTCGTGCCGGCCGCCCGCCGGGCAGCCTACGATGCGGCGGTGGAGCGCGTGCGCCAAGGAGTCGGGCCCGCGGCGCACGTGGAGCAGGTCCTCGTGGCGCTGGCCGAGCTCGGCGCGCCTCCGGTGATCGCGGACATCAGCGGCCACGGCTGGCACGAGGTGGACGAGCCGCACGAACGGGATCGCGCCGAGGCCGCGCTCCGCGCGCGTCCGTTGCAGTAG
- a CDS encoding rhodanese-like domain-containing protein — protein MMITLRRLTFALATGGFALVACGSSTPSTCQSTAALCADGGGSGRDATSGAADGAGGLRDGAAGDLARRPDGNGGDASASRDGGAYAPESVTAQTLSDWIKARKDLVLVDVREKVEVDAGFIKGALHLAWNSGALKKRWGEVPKGKTVVVYCAAGSRSAPAAAFLVQQGLRPVYDLKGGFNAWKGAGLPVEMP, from the coding sequence ATGATGATCACGCTTCGCCGGTTGACGTTCGCCCTGGCCACGGGAGGGTTCGCGCTCGTGGCGTGCGGCTCCTCCACGCCCTCCACGTGCCAGTCCACGGCCGCCCTCTGCGCCGACGGCGGAGGGAGCGGGCGCGACGCGACGAGCGGCGCCGCCGATGGCGCCGGGGGCCTACGAGACGGTGCGGCAGGCGACCTGGCGCGCCGACCTGATGGCAACGGGGGCGACGCCAGCGCCTCGAGAGACGGCGGAGCGTACGCACCCGAGAGCGTCACCGCGCAGACCCTGTCCGACTGGATCAAGGCGCGCAAGGATCTGGTTCTCGTGGACGTGCGCGAGAAGGTGGAGGTGGACGCGGGCTTCATCAAGGGGGCGCTGCACCTGGCCTGGAACAGCGGCGCCTTGAAGAAGCGCTGGGGCGAGGTCCCGAAGGGCAAGACGGTCGTGGTGTACTGCGCCGCGGGGAGCCGGAGCGCGCCGGCCGCGGCCTTCCTCGTCCAGCAGGGGCTCCGACCCGTCTACGATCTGAAAGGCGGCTTCAACGCCTGGAAGGGGGCGGGCCTGCCGGTGGAGATGCCGTGA